A genomic stretch from Argiope bruennichi chromosome 2, qqArgBrue1.1, whole genome shotgun sequence includes:
- the LOC129961734 gene encoding uncharacterized protein LOC129961734 isoform X1, whose protein sequence is MNPFSFQVFSGLFVLFVCVYSEKSPEAQLVTMTKSELEEIVHCLSESKNQRLCDRFQICNTLMPEQVKMALFKCERIIDPSGKRRCNEKEKLYSSREVFSKIFDCISQNAFKFTAEESRKMVEFETCARNLYVGNCKLLAREKKGN, encoded by the exons ATGAACCCTTTTAGCTTCCAAGTTTTCAGTGGACTATTTGTACTTTTTGTTTGTGTTTATTCAGAGAAATCTCCTGAAGCTCAACTCGTTACGATGACAAAAAGTGAATTGGAGGAAATAGTGCATTGTCTTTCAGAAT CAAAAAATCAACGTTTGTGCGACAGGTTTCAGATTTGCAACACGCTTATGCCAGAACAG GTAAAAATGGCTCTTTTCAAATGTGAAAGAATAATTGACCCAAGTGGAAAGAGAAGATGTAACGAAAAGGAAAAACTATATTCCTCTCGAGAGGTATTTTCAAAg ATATTTGATTGCATCAGCCAAAATGCCTTTAAG tTTACCGCAGAGGAAAGTAGGAAAATGGTGGAGTTTGAG acatgtGCCAGAAATCTTTACGTCGGAAACTGCAAACTACTGGCTAGAGAGAAAAAGGGAAATTAA
- the LOC129958414 gene encoding ras-related protein Rap-1b-like: MPSSHTPSLNSVNENSCYDIKGHYRLVLMGAARVGKTAIVHQFLYDMFPTEYIPTIEELYRGEYDVGNTGLVLDILDTSGSYEFPAMRKLAVETGDAFILVYAINDEESFEEVGRLKELLMEHKPYNPPIVVVGNKCDLEKQRVVQKVVADTIVGIDWENRFVEASAKENINIVRIFKEILLQANFPYDLNPAAQKRRTSLPLYAIPKSNKITKSKKMKRNSCAVS; encoded by the coding sequence ATGCCAAGCTCTCACACACCATCGCTAAATAGTGTGAACGAGAACTCTTGTTACGATATCAAGGGTCACTATCGGCTCGTGCTTATGGGAGCTGCACGAGTGGGTAAAACCGCCATCGTACATCAATTCCTGTACGACATGTTCCCCACTGAATACATTCCAACCATCGAAGAGTTATACCGTGGCGAGTACGACGTCGGCAACACTGGCCTGGTCCTCGACATCCTGGACACAAGTGGGTCCTACGAGTTTCCAGCCATGCGCAAGCTGGCAGTAGAGACTGGAGATGCCTTCATCCTGGTCTATGCCATCAATGACGAAGAATCATTCGAAGAAGTTGGCAGATTGAAGGAGCTTTTGATGGAGCACAAGCCATATAATCCTCCCATTGTTGTTGTGGGCAACAAGTGTGATTTGGAGAAGCAAAGAGTCGTTCAGAAAGTCGTCGCTGATACCATCGTCGGTATTGATTGGGAAAATCGCTTCGTTGAAGCCTCGGCCAAGGAAAACATCAACATTGTCCGAATCTTCAAGGAGATCTTACTCCAGGCCAACTTCCCGTACGACTTGAATCCAGCTGCCCAAAAGCGTCGCACTTCATTGCCACTCTATGCCATTCCCAAGAGCAACAAAATCACCAAGAGCAAGAAGATGAAGAGGAACAGCTGCGCTGTTTCATAA
- the LOC129961734 gene encoding uncharacterized protein LOC129961734 isoform X2, which translates to MPEQVKMALFKCERIIDPSGKRRCNEKEKLYSSREVFSKIFDCISQNAFKFTAEESRKMVEFETCARNLYVGNCKLLAREKKGN; encoded by the exons ATGCCAGAACAG GTAAAAATGGCTCTTTTCAAATGTGAAAGAATAATTGACCCAAGTGGAAAGAGAAGATGTAACGAAAAGGAAAAACTATATTCCTCTCGAGAGGTATTTTCAAAg ATATTTGATTGCATCAGCCAAAATGCCTTTAAG tTTACCGCAGAGGAAAGTAGGAAAATGGTGGAGTTTGAG acatgtGCCAGAAATCTTTACGTCGGAAACTGCAAACTACTGGCTAGAGAGAAAAAGGGAAATTAA